Genomic segment of Arachis hypogaea cultivar Tifrunner chromosome 11, arahy.Tifrunner.gnm2.J5K5, whole genome shotgun sequence:
TGCAGATGAAACATTCACTCCTGACTGGTACAACATGAACCCTGATGAAACTGAAGTTCTGATTTTAAATATCCATTCAAACAAGTATACATTTCCGGATTTCATTCAGAAAATGAGAAAACTCAAAGTTCTCATAGTCACAAATCAGGGTTTCCATCCTTGTGAATTGAACAACTTTGAGGTACTTGGTTCATTACCATGCTTGAAAAGGATTAGCCTGGAAAAGGTTTCGGTTCCTAGCCTCTGCAAATTGAGGAAGCTGCGAAATCTGTCGCTTTATATGTGTACTACAAAGCAGGCTTTTGGAAGTAGTGACATCAAAATTTCAGATGCACTGCCAAATTTAGTGGAGTTGAACATTGACTATTGCATGGATATGGTGGAATTGCCTTCTGATTTCTGTAACATTATGACCATGAAGAAGCTTAGTATCACTAACTGTCATAAGCTTTCTAAACTACCACCAGAAATCGTTATGCTGAAGAATCTGGAAGTTTTGAGACTTAGTTCCTGCTCTGATTTGAAAGAGATGCCAGAATCTGTTGGAAGGCTTCAACAGATTTGGTGTCTCGACATATCAGAGTGTATAAGCCTAACCCAGTTACCCGCAGACATCGGCGAGTTGCATGGTCTACAGAAGCTCTATATGTGGGGTTGCTCAGGATTGAACGAATTGCCGCATTCTGTCACATCCTTCGAAAATTTGAAGCATGTGATTCATGTGATCTGCGACGATGAGGTGGCTGCTTTATGGGAACATTTCAAAGAGTTCACCAGCCTTCCCAATCTGATGATAGTGAAGGTTAGAGCAGATATCAACCTACGTTGGCTTCCTGGGTTTCATTGACGAGTCCAATTTCTTGAAGTCTATTTAAAGAATTTGAAACTCCATTGTAATTATCACTCAACTTCTGTATGTTGTTGTCATTGTAAAAAGCCAATGTGAAAATATGTATTAGGCAGACGCAGGGTACTGCTATCAGGAAAATGCAATGTATAAAGTTCGAAAGaatgtatatatatgttttttgatACAGAGATGAACtaagaaaacagaaaagacaAAAAAGCGATAAAACTAATGAAATAAATGGCGCTGCATTTGGTGCAGAAGGTGCTCATTTGGAACGAGCTAATCCACAAAAATATTCTGCAACCAAGTTTGCTGCTGTCTAAATAATAGTTGCTTGTGTAACAAATTCCGACGGGGCTATGCTTTATTCACAAGTTTCAAGGTTTTTCATTCACTTCATCGTCCCCTTCAACAACAGTGCAAATAATGTTGTATTCATAACTTCCCATTTTAGTGATAAAACATGGAACAACTAGGCGGCCACATGCAGACTAGAAGTAatggtgattttttttttacccCTTCAAAAAGAATTGAACCAAACCGATGTTCTAAGGAAGAAATACTTAGATACCAAACGTCACAAATAGGTCTAATAAATTTGACTGTTTATACGGAGCATCTATGTATATAACAAGCAGGGGCATGCAAACCATTCTCCTAATGAGCCTAACTTAAATTTCAATATAAATATACTTCCCCTCAGCAACTGATTGTGGATATTGCCTACTTCAAGAAGCATGCACTAGTATGCAAGTCAACATAAAGTTCTCTCTATTTATCCACACAAAAATTGTGTGTATATATTATGTACGAGACAGTGTCAACTCACATCATCAACCGTTGGATCCGGATCCAATGGTGAGATGAAAGTTAGAACAATGTCCCCATACATAATAGGTACAACACAACAAAACTCTATCCACCCTAATCTACAAGGAATGCAGGCACCACATTTTATCTTTCCATGAATCCATGATGCTGGAAAGTCTATTAAAGCCCAACAACATGAAGATGCTGTCCTTCAAGGGCAAACTATGATAATTAACTTATATGGCATACACTATCTCCCCACTGCTATCTATATCAAGCTCGGATTCGGATTCTAATTCATCTATGTCGTCATCCATGTCAATGTTATCTGCCATAAACTGGTCTAAGGAATAGGCCCCCGCTGCTGGTATGGTAGCTTCTGAGATTATCTGCATGATTGTATCAATGCTCTGCATTGGTTGGTCTGGCTCTTCAAATTGGTTGCCCATTATCTTCTCATCCATCAGATCTGCCGGGAGATTCTTCAAAAACCATTCATGGTTCCAGATCTCAGACATCGTGATTCTCTGTCACATTCATGTCAGAAGGCATTAAGATTCAAACAAATATAATAACGGAATGCTGCTATGCCTACAAGGCTACAATATACTATCTCCGGTACAAAACAagtgtcaatttttaaatttgatttgatcCCACGCATGTGCTTATTTGAAAAGCTAGATAACATTTAATTAAATTTCTCAACTTGTAACCTTATCAAATGAAATGGAGAGAAGTTAAAAGATAGAGTAAATATATGAAAACATTCAGGTAATGTAGGCAATTTAGTACATTCaatttaattatctaaaaaaaccAAGATGTTTCGAACCATTTCCTTAATTCCTGtgcataattaattttttggacACTTACTTTGGACTTATAGGTATACCACCATACAGCACTCgtgaaaaaaagtataaaatccaTATCAAGGATGCAAAAAGTTTTGCTTCATCTCCCATATGAGTAAGGTAACTTTTAACAAGACATTCAAGTGGAAATATACcccaaatatatataataaataaaaaaattcagggATAGTGGCTTATATGCAGTAGTTGCTCAATTATTTGAAACAGAAATTACCTCTGCAGGGTCAAAAACAAAGATCCTTGAGATAAGGTGGCGACATTCAGGAGATATCTGAACAAAGTCTGGAATGGAATACTGGACACTGAGAATTCTCTGCAAGAAAGCAACCACACACAGTTTGTTAAAGCAATcagaattcaaaaaataatctGAAGAAAATGAGCAAACAACTTGAGAACTGATCTACCTGAATTGTCTTCCTAAAATCCTTTGGTTCACTAGGATCTTCAAAAGGATATGCTCCCACTAGCATCACATATAAAGTTACTCCACATGACCAGACATCTGCAATCTGGTATTAAATGCATAGAAACACAGAAACAGAAACCCATTAGCGATGTGGAGCATTTTTTACAATATTCAATCCAATTTTCGCACCTGGGCTTATCTACCGGTAttgaaaattgcattaaagacGAACTCAGCAGAGCAGATGCAACAAATTTGTAACCAATTGTGAAGGAAAgggtaattaactaattatcaaTAACAGTTGTCTGCAAGTGCTGAACTAGAGAATTGTTAAGATTCAGATATTGAATTGAATATTAAATATATGTCAAACCAACCTGAAAACTAGGTGCAGatctatttttataaataaataatttaaaaacaattgagaacatcatatatttatttatctgccataataataataataataataataataataataataataataataatcatgatgatgatgacgacgacgacgataataataataaatgaaggATCTATTAAGTTATAAGGAAAAGGATGCATCATGTAaattaatccacttaattaattagTCACCACTATTGGGGGTGGATACCCTGGTTTCTACCCAACACAAGAAAGAAATCTAAGATAAAGATGTAAGAGCTATAGAATAGTAACTAAGATTTTTCAAATATTGCTGCAACCTGAATTGGTCCACATCAAAATAACATTGCTTTTTAGATCCTTATAGCATGATAGCAGCCCTCTTAATTGTGACAAGTTTACAAAACAAAAAGTTCATTCCAAAACAAATGTGAGAGTAAACATTTATACAGAAAAGGAACAAAACTGTGAAACTAAATACTACCTTGCCATCGTACTCTTGCTTCAGCAATACTTCTGGAGCTATATAAGCTGGAGTACCAACTGTTGACTTTGGTTGTGAATGAAGCACCGAAGACTGCAAATAACAAGATAAATCAAATCTGTAAGATATAGAAAAGCTCTAAAACCCTCTATAGATTAAGGGACTAATGATAGCATTCTTGCACGCCAGAAGGGAACTAAGAACAAAGTCAATTAACCCACAGGATTACAACAAACTTGAAGCACCTCAAGGTGAAAACACAGCTACAAGTATAATTGACTTAACAACATAAGAAAGGGGTAGGTGGGGTTGACTACATGGATCAAACCATGTTATTTCGActtgccatatatatatataataagcccATTTATGCTTAGATCTCTCTTTACTACCTTATCCAAAGTCTTCTTAGGTCTCCCTTTACCCTTAACCACTTGTCTATCTTCCATTTGCTACCCTCCTGATCAGATGCTCTGCTGGTCTTCTCCCCATACAATACATTCAAACCACGTAGAACAAGATTCCATCGTCATTTTAACAATAGGTAACACTCCAAACTTCTCTTTTGTCCCTGTTCCTTATTTCGTCCATTCACGTATAACCACTCATTTGTCTAAATATCCTCATTTCGACCACACTAAGCTTATGTTCATGTTACCCTTTACCGCCTAACACTATTTCATACAACATAGTTGGTCTAGTGGCAATATGATAAAACTTACCCTAAAGTGTTAAGGTATTTTTATGTCACATATGAAGCCCTCCTCCACTTTGACCAACTAGCTTGAATCCTGCGTTTACATCATTCTCTATTTCCCCATTGTCTTGAATAATACAATCAAGATGGTATAATGGCTTTCCCACTTTCACTTCTATGTAAGAGTTCCCCATTACCATGTTGTACTTACACTCCATATAATTCTATCTTAATGCGAGTTACGTCTAAGCCATGTACCTCCAAAGATTGTCTTTATTAGAAATTTTCTTGATGCACCTATATGCAAAACAGAGATAACTACAGAAGCAAATTCACACACCAGAACAGATTCAGGGACCAATTTTTCCagttttcacctgaaattcaaatTTGACCCCCTCTAATTCCCAAGCAGATTATCACCACTTCCACTGCTAGATAGTTGATGAAGTATCCTTTTGACCTTTTCTAATCAAAGTTGTAGATATAGTCTTACATTAGACAAGTCAACTATAGTACATGTGAATGCATGATGAAACAATAGTTCATCAAAGAATTCAGACTACCAAAATTTACCTAGAAATTTCATGCAGTATTACTTCATCCCAATATCCCAAATTACTTTAATTACATTACATAGCTAACAAGCTATCCAATTCCATATGGTGATCTAAATATGAAAAGCAAAGTAACTCTATAGTTTTCcttttaaaagagaaaaaaacataAGTCAGAAGCATACTAGTTCAGGACTGTATACTAAATGGTAGCAGAAATATGCATTAAAATTTGTGACAGAGAATCGTTTAAAGGTAAACAAAAGATTGCCTAACCAATTACACCAGGAAAACATAGAGACCCTGACCTTGGAGTAGCCAAAATCGCATATCTTCAAACGTGGTGCTGGGCTTCCATCCAGCAAAGTGTTCTCCAGCTTCAGGTCCCGGTGACaa
This window contains:
- the LOC112720432 gene encoding serine/threonine-protein kinase SRK2I, yielding MDRAAVTVGPGMDMPIMHDSDRYDLVRNIGSGNFGIARLMQDKQTKELVAVKYIERGDKIDENVKREIINHRSLRHPNIVRFKEVILTPTHLAIVMEYASGGELFERICNAGRFSEDEARFFFQQLISGVSYCHAMQVCHRDLKLENTLLDGSPAPRLKICDFGYSKSSVLHSQPKSTVGTPAYIAPEVLLKQEYDGKIADVWSCGVTLYVMLVGAYPFEDPSEPKDFRKTIQRILSVQYSIPDFVQISPECRHLISRIFVFDPAERITMSEIWNHEWFLKNLPADLMDEKIMGNQFEEPDQPMQSIDTIMQIISEATIPAAGAYSLDQFMADNIDMDDDIDELESESELDIDSSGEIVYAI